One segment of Panicum virgatum strain AP13 chromosome 3K, P.virgatum_v5, whole genome shotgun sequence DNA contains the following:
- the LOC120696674 gene encoding cytochrome P450 90A4-like, which produces MDASGAPPPLLAVSSFAAAALLFAAVLGWLFAARSSKRGSARLPPGSTGLPLIGETLRLISAYKTPNPEPFIDDRVARHGSGVFTTHIFGERTVFSADPAFNRLLLAAEGRAVGCSYPSSIATLLGPHSLLLTRGPAHRRLHTLTLTRLGRPASPPLLAYIDRLVLATMREWEPAATVRLLDEAKKITFNLTVKQLVSIDPGPWTESVRREYVKLIDGFFSIPFPFAHLLPFTTYGQALKARKKVAGALREVIRKRMDDKLENGCANGKEDDKIEKKDMVEELLEAEGGSFSEEEMVDFCLSLLVAGYETTSVLMTLAVKFLTETPTALAQLKEEHENIRDVKGKNQPLEWSDFKSMPFTQCVINETLRVANLISGVFRRANTDIHFKDYVIPKGCKIFASFRAVHLNTEHYENARTFDPWRWQSKNKLQNAVGASLFTPFGGGPRLCPGYELARVVVSVFLHHLVTRFSWEEAEEDRIVFFPTTRTLKGYPINLRRRPDSVF; this is translated from the exons ATGGACGCgagcggggcgccgccgcccctcctggcCGTGTCCTCcttcgccgcggccgcgctgctcTTCGCCGCGGTGCTGGGGTGGCTCTTCGCCGCGCGGTCGTCCAAGCGCGGGTCGGCGCGGCTGCCGCCGGGCAGCACGGGGCTGCCGCTCATCGGGGAGACGCTGCGCCTCATCTCCGCCTACAAGACCCCCAACCCGGAGCCCTTCATCGACGACCGCGTGGCGCGCCACGGCAGCGGCGTCTTCACCACCCACATCTTCGGCGAGCGCACCGTCTTCTCCGCCGACCCGGCCTTcaaccgcctcctcctcgccgccgaggGCCGCGCCGTCGGCTGCAGCTACCCGTCCTCCATCGCCACGCTGCTCGGCCCGCACTCGCTGCTCCTCACCAGGGGCcccgcgcaccgccgcctccacaCGCTCACGCTCACCCGCCTCGGCCgccccgcgtcgccgccgctcctcgcctacATCGACCGCCTCGTCCTCGCCACCATGCGGGAGTGGGagcccgccgccaccgtccgccTCCTCGACGAGGCCAAGAAGATCACCTTCAACCTCACCGTCAAGCAGCTCGTCAGCATCGACCCCGGCCCGTGGACCGAGAGCGTCCGCCGCGAGTACGTCAAGCTCATCGACGGCTTCTTCTCCATCCCGTTCCCCTTCGCCCACCTCCTTCCTTTCACCACCTACGGCCAGGCCCTCAAG GCGAGGAAGAAGGTGGCCGGGGCTCTGCGGGAGGTGATAAGGAAGAGGATGGACGACAAGCTGGAAAATGGTTGCGCGAACGGGAAGGAGGATGACAAGATTGAGAAGAAGGACATGGTGGAGGAGCTTCTTGAAGCAGAGGGTGGGAGCTTCTCCGAGGAGGAAATGGTGGATTTCTGCCTGTCTCTGCTGGTGGCTGGCTACGAGACGACGTCCGTGCTCATGACGCTTGCTGTCAAGTTCCTCACCGAGACACCCACTgcgctggcgcagctcaag GAAGAGCATGAAAATATCAGAGACGTAAAAGGCAAAAATCAACCTCTGGAATGGAGCGATTTCAAGTCAATGCCATTTACACAATGT GTGATAAATGAAACATTGCGTGTTGCTAACTTAATTAGTGGGGTATTCAGGCGTGCAAACACTGATATTCATTTTAAAG ACTACGTTATTCCAAAGGGCTGCAAAATATTTGCTTCATTCCGAGCTGTGCACCTTAATACTGAACACTATGAGAATGCTCGGACCTTTGATCCCTGGAGATGGCAG AGTAAGAATAAACTCCAGAACGCAGTAGGGGCCAGCTTGTTTACTCCCTTTGGTGGCGGACCTCGTCTGTGCCCAGGCTATGAGCTTGCCCGGGTTGTTGTTTCTGTTTTTCTCCATCATCTTGTGACACGCTTTAG TTGGGAAGAAGCTGAGGAAGATAGGATTGTCTTCTTCCCCACCACCCGAACTCTCAAAGGATACCCCATCAATCTCCGGCGGCGACCAGATTCTGTTTTCTGA
- the LOC120696676 gene encoding two-component response regulator ORR9-like produces MAVATETPFHVLAVDDSLPDRKLIERLLKTSSFQVTTVDSGSKALKFLGIHGEDSSPPVSVHEDQLEVAVNLIITDYCMPGMTGYDLLKKIKESTSLRDIPVVIMSSENIPSRINRCLEEGADEFFLKPVRLSDMSKLKPHILKSRCKEQCHQEQQQQSDSNSNECSVPTSSSSDNSNGRKRKAEDNEEVLPQTNRSRHS; encoded by the exons ATGGCGGTGGCCACAGAGACCCCGTTCCATGTCCTGGCCGTGGATGACAGCCTCCCGGACAGGAAGCTCATCGAGAGGCTCCTCAAGACCTCCTCCTTCCAAGTCACCACTGTCGATTCCGGAAGCAAGGCTCTGAAGTTCCTGGGGATCCATGGCGAGGACAGCAGCCCACCAGTTTCCGTCCACGAAGATCAGCTG GAGGTTGCGGTGAATCTGATCATCACAGACTACTGCATGCCTGGCATGACGGGATACGATctgctcaagaagatcaag GAATCAACATCTCTAAGAGACATCCCAGTGGTGATCATGTCATCCGAGAACATTCCTTCAAGGATCAATAG ATGCCTGGAGGAAGGAGCGGATGAGTTTTTCCTAAAGCCAGTGCGGCTATCAGACATGAGCAAGCTGAAGCCCCACATACTGAAAAGCAGATGCAAAGAGCAGTGCCACCAGGAACAGCAGCAGCAAAGCGACAGCAACAGCAACGAATGCAGTGTGCccacgagcagcagcagcgataATAGCAACGGTCGTAAGAGAAAAGCAGAAGATAACGAAGAAGTTTTGCCCCAGACAAACAGATCAAGGCACAGTTAG
- the LOC120696675 gene encoding DNA-directed RNA polymerase V subunit 5A-like isoform X2, which translates to MGSAGSTAATAAAIDDDDGVPEIAACISSMIDRGGSVESHRLYLARRTALEMLRDRGYSVPEEELARTLPEFRAWWADKPELERLAFSTTLASDPSNKVKVVFCPPEPVKIAVIREIYSGVKEDNLSRLILILQSRIMSRAKESIKEIFPFKVDTFQITELLVNITKHVLKPKHEVLTAEEKTKLLKEYNVVDSQLPRMLETDAIARYHGLGKGTVVKVTYDSELTGNHVTYRCIF; encoded by the exons ATGGGCTCCGCGGGCagcacggccgccaccgccgcggccatcgacgacgacgacggcgtccCCGAGATAGCCGCCTGCATATCGTCGATGATCGACCGCGGGGGCAGCGTCGAGAGCCACCGCCTCTATCTGGCGCGCCGCACCGCGCTGGAGATGCTCCGCGACCGCGGGTACAGCGTCCCGGAGGAGGAGCTCGCGCGCACCCTCCCGGAGTTCCGCGCCTGGTGGGCCGACAAGCCCGAGCTGGAACGCCTCGCCTTCTCCACTACTCTCGCCTCCGACCCGTCCAACAAG GTGAAAGTTGTGTTCTGTCCACCTGAACCTGTCAAAATTGCAGTTATCCGAGAGATATATAGCGGAGTCAAGGAAGACAACTTGTCTAGACTGATTCTGATATTGCAGAGCAGAATAATGTCTAGAGCCAAAGAATCTATTAAGGAGATCTTCCCATTTAAAGTTGACACATTCCAG ATCACAGAATTACTGGTTAACATTACTAAGCATGTCctgaagcccaagcatgaagtGTTAACTGCAGAGGAGAAAACCAAGCTCCTGAAGGAATACAATGTGGTGGATTCACAG TTGCCTCGCATGCTGGAGACTGATGCTATTGCTCGTTACCACGGCCTTGGCAAGGGAACTGTTGTTAAAGTTACATATGACAGCGAGCTTACCGGGAACCATGTGACGTACAGGTGTATTTTTTAG
- the LOC120696675 gene encoding DNA-directed RNA polymerase V subunit 5A-like isoform X1: MNQFLPSQLSALPMGSAGSTAATAAAIDDDDGVPEIAACISSMIDRGGSVESHRLYLARRTALEMLRDRGYSVPEEELARTLPEFRAWWADKPELERLAFSTTLASDPSNKVKVVFCPPEPVKIAVIREIYSGVKEDNLSRLILILQSRIMSRAKESIKEIFPFKVDTFQITELLVNITKHVLKPKHEVLTAEEKTKLLKEYNVVDSQLPRMLETDAIARYHGLGKGTVVKVTYDSELTGNHVTYRCIF, from the exons ATGAACCAGTTCCTCCCGTCCCAGCTATCGGCGCTCCCCATGGGCTCCGCGGGCagcacggccgccaccgccgcggccatcgacgacgacgacggcgtccCCGAGATAGCCGCCTGCATATCGTCGATGATCGACCGCGGGGGCAGCGTCGAGAGCCACCGCCTCTATCTGGCGCGCCGCACCGCGCTGGAGATGCTCCGCGACCGCGGGTACAGCGTCCCGGAGGAGGAGCTCGCGCGCACCCTCCCGGAGTTCCGCGCCTGGTGGGCCGACAAGCCCGAGCTGGAACGCCTCGCCTTCTCCACTACTCTCGCCTCCGACCCGTCCAACAAG GTGAAAGTTGTGTTCTGTCCACCTGAACCTGTCAAAATTGCAGTTATCCGAGAGATATATAGCGGAGTCAAGGAAGACAACTTGTCTAGACTGATTCTGATATTGCAGAGCAGAATAATGTCTAGAGCCAAAGAATCTATTAAGGAGATCTTCCCATTTAAAGTTGACACATTCCAG ATCACAGAATTACTGGTTAACATTACTAAGCATGTCctgaagcccaagcatgaagtGTTAACTGCAGAGGAGAAAACCAAGCTCCTGAAGGAATACAATGTGGTGGATTCACAG TTGCCTCGCATGCTGGAGACTGATGCTATTGCTCGTTACCACGGCCTTGGCAAGGGAACTGTTGTTAAAGTTACATATGACAGCGAGCTTACCGGGAACCATGTGACGTACAGGTGTATTTTTTAG